From one Triticum urartu cultivar G1812 chromosome 3, Tu2.1, whole genome shotgun sequence genomic stretch:
- the LOC125544749 gene encoding uncharacterized protein LOC125544749 codes for MPGSAISGGAARAAAVAWWLQRHQRLPPPADLLPRSLLDRAVELASKTAAAAAPDLDQDLPCSLGSSSLPDLCDGLVGN; via the coding sequence ATGCCGGGGAGCGCCATCAGCGGAGGCGCGGCAAGGGCGGCCGCGGTCGCGTGGTGGCTGCAGCGCCACCAGCGACTGCCTCCGCCGGCGGACCTCCTGCCACGCAGCCTCCTTGACCGCGCGGTGGAGCTCGCCAGCaagaccgccgccgccgccgccccggatCTGGACCAGGACCTGCCCTGCTCCCTCGGCTCGTCCTCCCTCCCTGACCTCTGCGACGGCTTGGTTGGTAATTAG